One Mycolicibacterium doricum genomic window, CCGAATACGCCCGGATGGAAGCCACCAGGCGCGACTTCGTGGCCAACGTCAGCCACGAACTCAAGACCCCGGTCGGGGCCATGGGCCTGCTCGCCGAAGCGCTGTTGGCCTCCGCCGACGACCCCGAGACCGTGCGGCACTTCGCGGAGAAGATGGTCGACGAAGCGCATCGCCTCGCCGACATGATCGGCGAGCTGATCGAGCTGTCCCGGTTGCAGGGCGGCGAGCGGTTACCCGACCTCGGCGTCGTCGACGTCGACGCCGTGGTGTCCGAGGCGCTGTCGCGCCACAAAGTGGCCGCCGACAACGCCGACATCGCGATCACCACCGATGCGCCAACCGGCTTCCAGGTGCTGGGCGACCAGCCACTGCTCGTGGCCGCGCTGGCGAACCTGCTGTCCAACGCGATCGCCTATTCGCCCCGGGGAACCCCGGTCTCGGTGAGCCGGCGGCGCCGCGGGGACAACATCGAGATCTCGGTCACCGACCGCGGAATCGGCATCGACAAAGACGACCAGGAGCGAGTCTTCGAACGCTTCTTCCGCGTCGACAAGGCCCGGTCGCGCGCGACCGGCGGCACCGGTCTGGGGCTGGCGATCGTCAAACACGTCGCCGCCAATCACAACGGAGCCATCCGGCTGTGGAGTCAGCCGGGCACCGGATCGACGTTCACCCTGTCCATTCCGGCATACCAAAGTTCTGTAGAACCGGACGATGAACCGAGCCAATAGGAGGGCGCGAAACCCATGACCAGTGTGTTGATCGTGGAGGACGAGGAGTCCTTGGCTGATCCCCTGGCCTTCCTGCTGCGCAAAGAGGGCTTCGAGACCACCGTCGTAGCCGACGGACCCTCGGCGCTGGCCGAGTTCGACCGTGCCGGCGCCGACATCGTGCTGCTGGACTTGATGCTGCCCGGGATGAGCGGGACCGACGTCTGCAAGCAACTGCGGGCCCGTTCGAGCGTGCCGGTGATCATGGTGACTGCCCGCGACAGCGAGATCGACAAGGTCGTCGGGCTGGAACTCGGCGCCGACGACTATGTCACCAAACCCTATTCGGCCCGCGAACTGATCGCGCGGATCCGCGCGGTACTGCGCCGCGGCGCGGACGTCGACGACCCCGGCATCCCCGACGGGGTGATCGAGGCCGGACCCGTGCGAATGGACGTCGAGCGTCACGTCGTCAGCGTCAACGGTCAGGCCGTCACACTGCCGCTCAAGGAGTTCGAGCTCCTCGAGTACCTGATGCGCAACAGCGGGCGGGTGCTGACCCGAGGTCAGCTCATCGACCGGGTGTGGGGTGCCGACTACGTCGGCGACACCAAGACCCTCGACGTCCATGTCAAGCGCCTCCGTTCCAAGATCGAGGCGGATCCGGCCAACCCGGTGCACCTGGTCACGGTGCGGGGCCTGGGATACAAGCTCGAGGGCTGAACGCACCTGTCCCGCCCGACCACGGCCGTCCGGCGGCACAGCGGGGGAAGAACATGCGGCTGCCGAACCCGAGGCCACCCCGTGAGGCCGCCCATGATCTCGAGTACCTCGACGGTGTTCACCCCGGCGAGGACCGAGGGGTCACGCCGGCCGATCTCGAACACCCCGGCGCGGCTCGCGTCGCCGGATGGACCGCGATCAGTCCCAGGCCGCTGCGCCGCCGGCAGGTGGCCGCCAGTTCCGCGTACGCCTTCTCGCCGAGCAATTCGGTCAGCTCGGGGCCGTAGGACTGGTACACCTGGCGGGCGCCCACGTGGGCCGCCGGGTCGCCGGTGCAGTACCAGTGCAGGTCGGCGCCGCCCTCACCCCAGCCGCGCCGGTCGTACTCGGTGATCGTGGTCTTGAGGATCTCCGAACCGTCCGGCCGGGTCACCCAGTCCTGCGTCCGTCGGATCGGCAACTGCCAGCAGACATCCGGTTTCATCGTCAGCGGTTCGATGCCCAGCTTCAGCGCCTTGGTGTGCAGTGCGCAGCCGACCCCGGCCGGGAAGCCCGGCCGGTTGAGGAAGATGCACGCCCCCTTGTACTTCCGGGTCCGCAGGTTGGGCTTGTCGTCGTAGGAGTCCATCTCTAGGTAGCCCTTCTTGCCCAGGCCCTTGTCGCGGAACTGCCAGTCGTCGGCGGTCAGCTGCTCGACGGCCGCGTCGAGGCGGGCACGGTCGTCGTCGTCGGACAGGAAGGCCCCGTGCGAACAGCACCCGTCATCCGGCCGGCCCTCGACGGTTCCCCGGCAGGCGGGGGTGCCGAAGACACACGTCCACCGCGACAGCAGCCACGTCATGTCCGCGGCGATCAGGTGCTCGGGATTGTCGGGGTCGTAGAACTCGACCCACTCGCGGGCGAAGTCGAGCTCCACCTCACCGGGATGGGCTGGTATCACAGGTCGAACGCTACCCGCCTCCCGCGGGGCGCCGCGGCATGGAAGAGGGGGTGTCGGCGCACGGTCGTGCAGAGGCGACGGTCTAGGTTGGAAGCGTGCGACTGGGCGTGCTCGACGTGGGCAGCAACACCGTCCATCTGCTTGTGGTGGATGCGCGACGGGGCGGCCACCCGACCCCGATGAGCTCCACCAAGGCGCCGCTGCGGCTGGCCGAGGCGATCGACGACTCCGGCAAGTTGACCCGCAAGGGGGCTGACCGACTCGTCGACACCGTCGACGAATTCGCCAAGATCGCCACCAGTTCCGGCTGTGCGGAGCTGATGGCGTTCGCCACCTCCGCGGTGCGCGACGCCACCAACTCCGAGGACGTGCTGGCGCGAGTGCTGGCCGAGACCGGTGTGCGGCTGCGGGTGCTCAGCGGGGTCTACGAGTCGCGGCTGACCTTCCTGGCCGTGCGGCGCTGGTACGGCTGGAGTGCGGGACGGATCATCAACATCGACATCGGTGGTGGCTCGCTGGAACTGTCCAACGGCGTCGACGAGGAGCCCGAGGTGGCGCTGTCGCTGCCGCTGGGAGCGGGACGGCTGACCCGCGAATGGCTGCCGGACGATCCGCCCGGCCGGCGCCGCGTGGCGATGCTGCGCGACTGGCTGGCCAACGAGCTTTCGGACGCGAGCGCCGAACTGCTGGAGGCGGGCTGCCCCGACCTGGCCGTCGCGACGTCCAAGACGTTTCGTAGCCTGGCGCGGCTTACCGGGGCGGCGGCCTCGGGGGCCGGGCCACGGGTCAAACGGACCCTGACGGCGACCGGGTTGCGGCAGCTCATAGGTTTCATCTCTAGGATGACCGCGGCCGACCGAGCGGAATTGGAAGGGGTGAGTGCCGAGCGCGCGCCACAGATCGTGGCCGGAGCGTTGGTGGCTGAGGCGAGCATGCGGGCGCTGGGAATCGAGTCCGTGGACATCTGTCCGTGGGCATTGCGGGAGGGTTTGATTCTGCGGAGACTCGACAGCGAGGCCGACGGGAGCCAGTTCGGTCTGACCCGGGTGGGCGGTGTCGACGATCTCCCCGCGGCGAAGACGCCCGTGCGGGATGCTGGACGGACGGCGCTCAGCCCAACCGCCACCAAGGGCAACACACGATGACAGAACCAGATAACAGCAGCACCCGGCCGATCTCGGTCGCCGAGTTGCTCGCGAAGAACGGCACCATCGGCGCGCCTCCGGTCGGGGGCAGGCGCCGGCGCCGCCGCGGCAACGCCGACGCGGTGACGGTCGCCGAGCTGACCGGTGAGATACCGGTCATCACCGATCGGTCCCCGGACACCCATGAGGAGTCGGCGCGCGACGAGCGCACCGAGGAGACCACCCGGATCCCGGTCAACGGCGCCGGGCACCAGACGGTCACCGAGCCTGCGCCCGAGGTCGTCGAGGGCGTCACCGAGACGGCCGACGAACTGGTCGAGACCCCCGAACCGCAGACCCCCGAACCACAGACCCCCGAACCGCAGACCCAGGAGCTCGAAACCGAGGAGCCCGACGACGCCGACGTTGTCGAGGACATCCCCCTCGAGCGCGATGCGCCCGTCGGCGCCGAGGACATGAGCCCCGATCCGGACCTCGACGAACCGGCGCTCGAACGCGCCGACATCGACGACGACGAGTTGCCGTCGTATCTGCGTTCGTCGGCGGGCCTGCTGTTCGGCGGCGGCACCGTCGCCGACGACCTCGCCCGCCGCGGCAAGGACGCCGACACCGCCGCGATCGACGGGCTCGACGAGCGGGACCTCCGTGAAGACCTCTCCGACGACGCTCGTGACGAGGCTCATGACGATGTGCGTGACGACGTCGAGTCCGACGGTCGCCTGGCGGCGTTCCTGCGCGGTGCGTGGATCGTTGGCCAGTGCATCATCGCCGTCGCGTTCGGCGCGGGCCTGTTCATCGCCTTCGACCAGCTCTGGAAGTGGAACAACATCGTGGCGCTGGTGCTGTCGGTGCTGGTGATCCTCGGGCTGGTGGTCGGAGTACGCGTGGTCCGCAGGACCGAGGACATCGCCAGCACACTGATCGCCGTGGCAGTCGGCGCACTGGTCACCTTGGGGCCGCTGGCGTTGCTGCAGTCCGGCTAGTCGCCCTGTGCGCCCCGCGATAAAAGTCGGTCTGTCGACGGCCTCGGTCTATCCGCTGAGGACCGAGGCCGCCTTCGAGTACGCATCCCGCCTGGGTTATGACGGCGTCGAGCTGATGGTGTGGGCCGAAGCCGTCAGCCAGGACGTCGACGCCGTCGCCAAGCTGTCCGAGCGCTACGGGGTGCCCGTGCTGTCCGTGCACGCGCCCTGTCTGCTGATCTCGCAACGGGTGTGGGGCGCCAACCCGATCCCCAAACTGGACCGCAGCGTCCGCGCCGCCGAACAGTTGGGCGCCCAGACCGTCGTCGTGCATCCGCCGTTCCGCTGGCAGCGCCGCTACGCCGAGGGCTTCAGCGAACAGGTCGCCGAACTGGAGGCCGGTAGCGCCGTGATGGTCGCGGTGGAGAACATGTTCCCCTTCCGCGCCGACCGCTTCTTCGGCACCGGGCAGACGTCCGTCGAGCGGATGCGTAAGCGCGGCGGCCGGCCGGGACCCGGCATTTCGGCGTTCGCGCCGTCCTACGACCCGCTCGACGGCGATCACGCGCACTACACGCTCGACCTGTCGCACACCGCGACAGCGGGCACCGACGCCATCGAGATGGCACGGCGGATGGGGAACGGCCTGGTGCACCTGCATCTCGCCGACGGCAGCGGCGCCTCGGCCGACGAGCACCTGGTGCCCGGCCGGGGCACTCAGCCGACCGCCGAGGTGTGCCAGATGCTGGCCAACGGCGACTTCAGCGGGCATGTGATTCTCGAGGTAACCACGTCCGGGGCGCGTACCGCCAACGAGCGCGAAGCGTTGCTGCGCGAATCACTGCAGTTTGCCCGGGCGCACCTGCTGCGCTGACCCGCGGCGCCGACCGAGGAGGAATCCCCATGTCCGGTTCGACCCTGTTCACCGACGCGATGGTGCTCGCCGCCCTCGGCGACGGCGTGTACAGCGGCGAGCTCAACGAACACTGGACGATCGGCCCGAAGGTGCACGGCGGCGCCATGTTGGCGCTGTGCGCGAACGCCGCCCGCATCGAGCATGCCGGGGAGGTGGAGCCGATCGCGGTGTCGGCCAATTTTCTGTGGGCACCGGACCCAGGGCAGCTGCAGCTGGTCACCACGGTGCGCAAGCGTGGGCGCCGGGTCAGCCTGATCGACGTGGAACTCAACCAGGGGCACCGCACGGCCGTGCGCGCGGCGATCACTCTCGGCGAACCAGAGTGCGACGTCGCGCCGCTGCTGTCGGTGAACCCGGTCGTTGCGTTGATGACGCCGGAGCCGCCGCCCTCCCTGCAGCACATCCGACCCGGACACCTGGCCGACGTGCACCTCGCGCACGGCTGTGACATCCGGCCCTCGCTCACCACGATGGGTCCACGCTCGGATGGGGGACCACCCGTCACCGAGTACTGGGTGCGGCCGCGTGACACCGCTCCGGACGTCCTGTTCGCGTTCCTGTGCGGCGATGTGTCGGCTCCGGTGACGTTCGCGGTCAACCGGTTCGGGTGGGCTCCCACCGTGCAGCTGACGGCGTATCTGAGGGCCCGCCCGGCCGACGGCTGGCTGCGCGTCATCTGCACCACCACCCAGATTGGCCAGGAGTGGTTCGACGAGGACCACGTCGTCGTGGACTGCGAGGGCCGCATCGTCGTGCAGAGCCGGCAGTTGGCGATGGTGCCCGCCGCGCAGTGAAGCCGCGGATGACGGTGCGCGAGCCGGACATGCGATGCTTTGGCCATGGCCAGAATCGCGATCATCGGTGGCGGGAGTATGGGTGAGGCGCTGCTGTCCGGGCTGCTCCGGGCGGGCAGGCAGGTCAAGGATCTGGTGGTCGCCGAGAAGGATCCCGACCGCGCGAAGTTCCTCGCCGACGAGCACTCGGTGCTGGTGACGTCCATCGTCGAGGCCGCCGACAACGCCAAATACGTCATCGTCGCGGTGAAGCCGGCCGACGTCGAGCACGTCATCGACGACATCGCCGAAGCCGCCGCCAACGCCGAGACCGACACCGCCGAACAGGTCTTCGTGACCGTCGCAGCCGGCGTGCCGACCTCGTACTACGAGAACAAGCTGCCCGCGGGCGCCCCGGTGATCCGCGCGATGCCCAATGCGCCGGTTGTCGTCGGTGGGGGAGTCAGCGCACTGGCGGCCGGGCGGTTCGCGACCCCCGAGCACCTCAGAGAGGTGACGGCGATCTTCGACTCCGTCGGCGGGGTGCTGACCGTGCCGGAGTCGCAACTCGACGCGGTCACCGCGGTGTCGGGGTCCGGACCCGCGTACTTCTTCCTGATGGTCGAGGCGTTGGTCGACGCCGCGGTGGCCAGTGGGCTCTCGCGCACGGTGGCCACCGATCTGGTGGTGCAGACGATGGCAGGTTCGGCCGCGATGCTGCTCGAGCGCCTCGACGAGGCCCAGCCGGTGGGCGATGCGGCCATGGGAACGGCGATGGACACCACGGCGGCGCAACTTCGCGCTACGGTTACCTCACCGGCCGGTACCACCGCCGCTGGGCTGCGAGAACTTGAACGCGGTGGTTTGCGGTCGGCGGTGGCCAATGCGGTGGAGGCCGCGAAGACCCGCTCCGAGCAGCTCGGAATTACCTGAGAGTAGTTTCCGATCTCCGACGGATTGGCCCACACCCGTCGCAGTAACCCCATCCGCCACGCTATTCTCCTGGTGTATGCACGGGTCGGTGCCAACGGTGGGGAAGCCGCTGGGACTGCCCGCGCCTGATGGATTGGGTTGCGATGACGTCTATGAACGGGCCATCGGCACGTGATTCGGCTGGCGGTAAGCGGGACAGCGGTGCCGACGGCCAACAGCCACGGGCTCAATTCCTCACGGTCGCCGAAGTGGCGAGTCTGATGAGGGTCAGCAAGATGACGGTGTATCGCCTGGTGCACAACGGAGAGCTGCCCGCCGTACGGGTGGGCCGGTCGTTCCGGGTGCATGCCAAAGCCGTCCACGACATGTTGGAGAGTTCGTACTTCGACGCGGGCTGACAGCCACCGGGCGGACCGACCGGCACCGACGTTTTCGTTCACCTGCGCCCCTTGGGTAAGGTGTCGGGGTTGGACGTCAATCACCGACGTCGGGCCGATCGTCGGGTCGGGCCCGAGTCGGACCGAGGAAAACGTAGGTAGCGGAGTTCATGGGTTCAGTCATCAAGAAGCGTCGTAAGCGCATGTCGAAGAAGAAGCACCGCAAGCTGCTTCGTCGGACCCGGGTGCAGCGCAGAAAACTCGGTAAGTAGCCTCTCGGCCGTCGCCCCGGTGACTCTCAGCCGCAGCGACTAGGCTGACGTGGTGGATTCGGGAACCTCAGGCGACGTCGGTTCGTACCCGAAGGTGGTGCTCGTCACCGGGGCGTGCCGGTTCCTCGGGGGTTATCTGGTAGCGCGGTTGGCGCAGAACCCCTTCATCAACCAGGTGATCGCCGTCGACGCGGTGGCCCCGAGCAAGGACCTCCTGCGGCGGATGGGCCGGGCCGAATTCGTCCGTGCAGACATCCGAAATCCCTTCATCGCCAAGGTTATCCGCAACGGCGACGTCGACACGGTGGTACATGCCGCGGCCGCGTCCTACGCCCCGCGCGCCGGCGGTCGGGCCGCGTTGAAAGAGCTCAACGTCATGGGTGCGATCCAGCTCTTCGCGGCCTGCCAGAAAGCGCCCTCGGTACGCCGGGTGATCCTCAAGTCGACCTCGGAGGTGTACGGCTCGAGCCCGCGTGATCCGGTGATGTTCACCGAGAACACCGATGCGCGCCGGCCACCGGGTGAGGGCTTCGGCCGCGACAGCATCGACATCGAGGGCTACGCGCGCGGTCTCGGCAGGCGCCGGCCCGGCATCGGCGTGACCATCCTGCGGCTGGCCAACATGATCGGGCCGGCGATGGACACCGCCCTGTCCCGGTATCTGGCCGGACCGGTGGTCCCCACAGTGCTCGGGCAGGACCCGCGCCTGCAGCTGCTGCACGAGCAGGACGCCCTGGGCGCGTTGGAGCGGGCGACGATCGCAGGAAAGCCCGGCACGTTCAACATCGGCGCGGCCGGGATCATCATGATGAGCCAGGCGATTCGGCGTTCCGGGCGAGTCGCGCTGCCAGTGCCGCGGTCGGCTCTTTGGCTCGTCGACTCATTGCGGCGGGCGACCCGATACACTGAGCTCGATCGGGAGCAGCTGAACTATCTGAGCTACGGCCGGGTCATGGATACCACGCGCATGCGTGAGGTCCTCGGATATCACCCGAAGTGGACGACGGTGGAGGCTTTCGACGACTACGTACGGGGTCGTGGATTGACGCCCATCGTCGATCCACGATGGGTACGGTCGATGGAGGGCTGCGCCGTGGCGGTGGCGCAGCGGTGGGGACGTTAGAGAAAATTGACGGATCGTGGGGTGGAGAATACGTGTCTGGCGATTCGAAAGCCAAAGTGATTTCACTTTATGGGACGTCCGGGCGGAACGCGGCGAGGCGGGCGGCGCAGCGCGCCGACAGCGCCCGTCGACACCCTTCCCTTCTCACCGATCCCGGTAACCCGGCCTCGTCCGAGCAGATCGCCGCGGTGGTGCGCGAGATCGACCAGCACCGCCCGGGCGGTGTCGGCGGTGCCCCGGTGGAGGAGACCCCCACCGAACTCGCCAAGCGCATCGCGGCGGTCGCCGACTTCGTCCGCAAACGGATGTCCGGTGACTACACCGTCGACGAGTTCGGATTCGACTCCCACCTCAACAGCAACGTCTTCCTGCCGATTCTGCGGGTGCTGTTCAACTCGTGGTTCCGGGTCGAGGTAAGCGGTATCGAGAACCTGCCCGCCGAGGGCGCCGCGCTGGTCGTGGCCAACCATGCCGGCGTCCTGCCGTTCGACGGGTTGATGGCGTCGGTGGCGGTGAAGGACAAGCACCCCGCCCATCGTGACCTTCGGCTGCTGGCTGCCGACCTGGTGTTCGACCTGCCGATGGTCGGGCAGGCCGCCCGCAAGGCCGGCCACACGATGGCGTGCACCGCGGATGCGCACCGCCTGCTGGCAGCCGGGGAGCTGACCGCGGTGTTTCCCGAGGGCTACAAAGGGTTGGGCAAACACTTCAAGGACCGCTACAAGCTGCAGCGGTTCGGCCGGGGCGGCTTCGTCTCGGCGGCGCTGCGCACCAAGGCGCCGAT contains:
- a CDS encoding sensor histidine kinase is translated as MSVASALLMTAVVALLTLLVGVGVGVALTPRVAERRQRRATEAAGITVAQMLAHIVSSSPVGIVVVDKFRDVVYSNTRAEELGLIRDRLLDERAWEAAQHTLSTGEDVQVDLSPRKVAHPRRSGLSVRGAVRLLTRADHRFAVVYVDDHSEYARMEATRRDFVANVSHELKTPVGAMGLLAEALLASADDPETVRHFAEKMVDEAHRLADMIGELIELSRLQGGERLPDLGVVDVDAVVSEALSRHKVAADNADIAITTDAPTGFQVLGDQPLLVAALANLLSNAIAYSPRGTPVSVSRRRRGDNIEISVTDRGIGIDKDDQERVFERFFRVDKARSRATGGTGLGLAIVKHVAANHNGAIRLWSQPGTGSTFTLSIPAYQSSVEPDDEPSQ
- a CDS encoding response regulator transcription factor; its protein translation is MTSVLIVEDEESLADPLAFLLRKEGFETTVVADGPSALAEFDRAGADIVLLDLMLPGMSGTDVCKQLRARSSVPVIMVTARDSEIDKVVGLELGADDYVTKPYSARELIARIRAVLRRGADVDDPGIPDGVIEAGPVRMDVERHVVSVNGQAVTLPLKEFELLEYLMRNSGRVLTRGQLIDRVWGADYVGDTKTLDVHVKRLRSKIEADPANPVHLVTVRGLGYKLEG
- a CDS encoding Ppx/GppA phosphatase family protein; protein product: MRLGVLDVGSNTVHLLVVDARRGGHPTPMSSTKAPLRLAEAIDDSGKLTRKGADRLVDTVDEFAKIATSSGCAELMAFATSAVRDATNSEDVLARVLAETGVRLRVLSGVYESRLTFLAVRRWYGWSAGRIINIDIGGGSLELSNGVDEEPEVALSLPLGAGRLTREWLPDDPPGRRRVAMLRDWLANELSDASAELLEAGCPDLAVATSKTFRSLARLTGAAASGAGPRVKRTLTATGLRQLIGFISRMTAADRAELEGVSAERAPQIVAGALVAEASMRALGIESVDICPWALREGLILRRLDSEADGSQFGLTRVGGVDDLPAAKTPVRDAGRTALSPTATKGNTR
- a CDS encoding sugar phosphate isomerase/epimerase family protein, whose translation is MRPAIKVGLSTASVYPLRTEAAFEYASRLGYDGVELMVWAEAVSQDVDAVAKLSERYGVPVLSVHAPCLLISQRVWGANPIPKLDRSVRAAEQLGAQTVVVHPPFRWQRRYAEGFSEQVAELEAGSAVMVAVENMFPFRADRFFGTGQTSVERMRKRGGRPGPGISAFAPSYDPLDGDHAHYTLDLSHTATAGTDAIEMARRMGNGLVHLHLADGSGASADEHLVPGRGTQPTAEVCQMLANGDFSGHVILEVTTSGARTANEREALLRESLQFARAHLLR
- a CDS encoding thioesterase family protein → MSGSTLFTDAMVLAALGDGVYSGELNEHWTIGPKVHGGAMLALCANAARIEHAGEVEPIAVSANFLWAPDPGQLQLVTTVRKRGRRVSLIDVELNQGHRTAVRAAITLGEPECDVAPLLSVNPVVALMTPEPPPSLQHIRPGHLADVHLAHGCDIRPSLTTMGPRSDGGPPVTEYWVRPRDTAPDVLFAFLCGDVSAPVTFAVNRFGWAPTVQLTAYLRARPADGWLRVICTTTQIGQEWFDEDHVVVDCEGRIVVQSRQLAMVPAAQ
- a CDS encoding helix-turn-helix domain-containing protein, which codes for MTSMNGPSARDSAGGKRDSGADGQQPRAQFLTVAEVASLMRVSKMTVYRLVHNGELPAVRVGRSFRVHAKAVHDMLESSYFDAG
- a CDS encoding 30S ribosomal protein bS22, yielding MGSVIKKRRKRMSKKKHRKLLRRTRVQRRKLGK
- a CDS encoding SDR family oxidoreductase, with the protein product MVDSGTSGDVGSYPKVVLVTGACRFLGGYLVARLAQNPFINQVIAVDAVAPSKDLLRRMGRAEFVRADIRNPFIAKVIRNGDVDTVVHAAAASYAPRAGGRAALKELNVMGAIQLFAACQKAPSVRRVILKSTSEVYGSSPRDPVMFTENTDARRPPGEGFGRDSIDIEGYARGLGRRRPGIGVTILRLANMIGPAMDTALSRYLAGPVVPTVLGQDPRLQLLHEQDALGALERATIAGKPGTFNIGAAGIIMMSQAIRRSGRVALPVPRSALWLVDSLRRATRYTELDREQLNYLSYGRVMDTTRMREVLGYHPKWTTVEAFDDYVRGRGLTPIVDPRWVRSMEGCAVAVAQRWGR
- a CDS encoding lysophospholipid acyltransferase family protein; this encodes MSGDSKAKVISLYGTSGRNAARRAAQRADSARRHPSLLTDPGNPASSEQIAAVVREIDQHRPGGVGGAPVEETPTELAKRIAAVADFVRKRMSGDYTVDEFGFDSHLNSNVFLPILRVLFNSWFRVEVSGIENLPAEGAALVVANHAGVLPFDGLMASVAVKDKHPAHRDLRLLAADLVFDLPMVGQAARKAGHTMACTADAHRLLAAGELTAVFPEGYKGLGKHFKDRYKLQRFGRGGFVSAALRTKAPIVPCSIVGSEEIYPMLADVKLLARLLGLPYFPVTPLLPAAGPLGLVPLPSKWHIQFGEPISTEGYDESAADDPMITFDLTDQVRETIQQTLYQLLAGRRNTFFG